One window from the genome of Ignavibacteria bacterium encodes:
- a CDS encoding type II toxin-antitoxin system RelE/ParE family toxin, whose product MYKIIYNAAIEKDLERLPKKEVKRILDTIDGSLPTQAMYLPVLKGKFKGKRKLRTGNYRIIFEIVNDEVRVLRIGHRKDAYRN is encoded by the coding sequence GTGTATAAAATCATATACAATGCAGCTATCGAAAAGGATTTGGAAAGACTTCCGAAGAAAGAAGTAAAACGAATTCTCGATACAATTGATGGTTCACTTCCAACACAAGCGATGTATCTTCCTGTATTGAAAGGCAAGTTTAAAGGGAAAAGAAAACTACGAACGGGAAATTATAGAATTATCTTTGAAATTGTAAATGATGAAGTTCGCGTTTTAAGAATTGGACACAGAAAAGATGCGTATAGAAACTGA
- the rpiB gene encoding ribose 5-phosphate isomerase B — protein sequence MKIALASDHAGFEYKEKVKQLLSSLNIPFEDFGTFSTDSVDYPDYSHKASEAITNGKCERGIFVCGTGIGMSIVANKHKGIRAAVCESVESAKLTRLHNDANVLCFGARITKLEIAEEMVKVFLSTEFEGGRHLKRVEKIYLLTGI from the coding sequence ATGAAAATTGCACTCGCTTCCGACCACGCTGGATTTGAATACAAAGAAAAAGTAAAACAACTTCTTTCTTCGCTCAATATTCCGTTTGAAGATTTTGGAACATTCTCAACTGATTCCGTTGATTATCCCGATTACTCACACAAAGCAAGCGAAGCAATTACAAATGGAAAATGCGAACGAGGAATTTTTGTCTGCGGAACAGGAATTGGAATGTCCATCGTAGCAAATAAACACAAGGGAATTCGCGCCGCTGTGTGTGAAAGTGTAGAAAGCGCAAAACTTACTCGGTTACACAACGATGCTAACGTTCTTTGCTTCGGCGCACGAATTACGAAATTGGAAATCGCTGAAGAAATGGTAAAAGTATTTCTCTCAACAGAGTTTGAAGGAGGAAGACATTTGAAGAGAGTGGAGAAAATATATTTGCTGACGGGGATTTGA
- a CDS encoding DNA-binding protein has product MSTTLSINIKETLVRKLGSVAEETERPLTYHIQKAIENYLAEQEDLNIALVRSKDKNAKYISSKELRKRLGV; this is encoded by the coding sequence ATGAGTACTACATTATCAATTAACATCAAAGAAACATTAGTAAGAAAATTAGGTTCAGTTGCGGAAGAAACAGAACGCCCTCTTACCTATCACATACAAAAAGCAATTGAAAATTATCTTGCAGAGCAAGAGGATTTGAACATTGCGCTTGTTCGTTCAAAAGATAAAAATGCAAAATACATTTCCAGTAAAGAGCTGAGAAAAAGATTAGGTGTATAA